Proteins encoded by one window of Dyella humicola:
- the rplM gene encoding 50S ribosomal protein L13 produces MKTFSAKPESVKRDWFVIDATDKTLGRLSTEIARRLRGKHKPEFTPHVDTGDYIVVVNAEKVAVTGAKLDDKMYHRFTGYVGNLKTMSLKDLLATHPERVIEIAVKGMLPKNPLGRAMYRKLKVYGGAEHPHTAQQPQALEL; encoded by the coding sequence ATGAAAACGTTCAGCGCCAAGCCGGAAAGCGTCAAGCGCGATTGGTTCGTGATTGATGCTACGGACAAGACGCTCGGTCGTCTGTCGACCGAGATCGCCCGCCGTCTGCGCGGCAAGCATAAGCCCGAGTTCACTCCTCACGTCGACACTGGCGATTATATCGTCGTGGTCAACGCGGAGAAGGTTGCCGTGACTGGCGCCAAGCTGGACGACAAGATGTACCACCGCTTCACCGGCTACGTCGGCAACCTGAAGACCATGAGTCTCAAGGACCTGCTGGCCACGCATCCGGAGCGCGTCATCGAAATCGCCGTGAAGGGCATGCTGCCGAAGAATCCGCTCGGCCGCGCGATGTACCGCAAGCTCAAGGTGTACGGCGGTGCCGAACATCCGCATACCGCACAGCAGCCGCAGGCGCTGGAACTCTAA
- the rpsI gene encoding 30S ribosomal protein S9, giving the protein MAIQQNYGTGRRKTSAARVFLRKGKGEIIVNGKSLEQFFGRETSCMIVRQPLELIQASDKFDVNVTVAGGGITGQAGAIRLGIARALIEYDETLKPQLRKAGFVTRDAREVERKKVGLHKARRATQFSKR; this is encoded by the coding sequence ATGGCGATCCAGCAAAATTACGGCACCGGCCGCCGCAAGACCTCCGCCGCCCGCGTGTTCCTGCGCAAGGGCAAGGGCGAGATCATCGTCAACGGCAAGAGCCTCGAGCAGTTCTTTGGTCGCGAGACCTCGTGCATGATCGTGCGCCAGCCGCTCGAACTGATCCAGGCCAGCGACAAGTTCGACGTCAACGTCACCGTTGCCGGCGGCGGCATCACCGGCCAGGCCGGTGCGATCCGTCTCGGTATCGCCCGTGCGCTGATCGAGTACGACGAAACCCTGAAGCCGCAGCTCCGCAAGGCTGGCTTCGTGACCCGCGACGCCCGCGAGGTCGAGCGCAAGAAGGTCGGTCTGCATAAGGCCCGCCGCGCTACCCAGTTCTCGAAGCGCTAA
- a CDS encoding S53 family peptidase has translation MGATFAAHADAATIGLLSKPLIARPANDNDRVSVPGNVSPYATAENDRGLAQDGLSLEHMQLLLKRPADREAALQKFMQDQQTPSSPNYRKWLTADEFGQQYGVSQLDIDAVTHWLTSHGFTVNRVYPSGTMIDFSGNAGAVRRAFNTEIHHLHVADSDHLSNMSDPQIPAAFASVVAGVVSLNDFRPHTNSKPRADYTFTSSGSTYQAVVPADLAKIYNFTPLFNAGINGAGQTIVLIEDTNVYSTADISTFRSTFGLPAGTFTQVHPDSCTNPGVLTGNDGEAELDVEWAGAAAPGATLELASCADTSTTFGGLIAIQNLINASGTPPAIMSVSYGECEAANGATANAAYISTYQQAAAEGVSVYVSSGDEGAASCDANQTKATHGIGVSGFASTPYNVAVGGTDFGDTYAGTNSTYWSSTNGSTYGSALSYINEIPWNDSCASVLISGKSGYSTPYGTSGFCNSATGKQYYLTTASGSGGPSGCASGKASTTGVVGGTCVGTAKPSWQSGFLGNPADGVRDIPDVSLFAANGVWGHYYVYCYTNTAGGGVACTGAPSAWAGAGGTSFASPIMAGIQALVNQKIGASVGNPNPTLYSLAKTEYGTSGSTSCNSSNGNGVGSGCIFYDVTQGDMDVNCTGTHNCYRPSGTNGVLSTSSSSYSKAYGTGTGWDFATGIGTVNAANLVNAWP, from the coding sequence ATGGGAGCTACGTTCGCGGCACACGCCGACGCTGCCACCATCGGTCTATTGTCCAAGCCGCTCATCGCGCGCCCGGCAAACGATAACGATCGCGTGAGCGTGCCGGGCAATGTGTCGCCCTACGCGACGGCGGAGAACGATCGTGGTCTTGCGCAGGATGGTCTTTCGCTGGAGCACATGCAGTTGCTGCTCAAGCGTCCAGCCGACCGCGAGGCGGCGCTACAGAAATTCATGCAGGACCAGCAGACTCCGAGTTCGCCGAACTACCGCAAATGGCTCACCGCGGATGAATTCGGCCAGCAGTACGGCGTATCGCAGCTGGACATCGATGCGGTCACCCACTGGCTGACATCGCATGGCTTCACCGTCAACCGCGTGTATCCCAGTGGGACAATGATCGATTTCTCGGGTAATGCCGGAGCGGTGCGCCGCGCGTTCAATACCGAAATCCATCATCTGCATGTGGCCGACTCGGACCATCTCTCCAACATGAGTGATCCGCAGATTCCGGCGGCTTTCGCTTCCGTGGTCGCCGGCGTGGTCTCGCTCAACGATTTCCGCCCGCATACCAACAGCAAGCCGCGCGCGGACTACACCTTCACCAGCAGCGGCAGCACTTACCAGGCGGTGGTGCCGGCGGATCTGGCAAAGATCTACAACTTCACGCCGCTGTTCAATGCGGGCATCAATGGCGCAGGCCAGACCATCGTGCTGATCGAAGACACGAATGTGTACTCGACGGCCGACATCTCGACTTTCCGCTCGACCTTCGGCCTGCCGGCCGGCACCTTTACCCAGGTGCATCCGGACAGCTGCACCAACCCGGGCGTGCTCACCGGTAACGATGGTGAGGCCGAACTGGATGTGGAGTGGGCCGGTGCTGCGGCACCGGGTGCGACCCTGGAACTGGCCTCGTGCGCGGATACGTCGACGACGTTTGGCGGCTTGATCGCGATCCAGAACCTGATCAACGCCTCCGGCACGCCGCCGGCGATCATGAGCGTGAGCTACGGCGAGTGCGAAGCCGCCAATGGCGCCACTGCGAATGCAGCCTACATCTCCACCTATCAGCAGGCCGCTGCCGAAGGCGTCTCGGTGTATGTCTCCTCCGGTGACGAAGGTGCTGCCAGCTGCGATGCCAACCAGACGAAGGCTACCCACGGTATCGGCGTAAGCGGCTTTGCATCGACGCCATACAACGTGGCGGTGGGCGGTACGGACTTCGGCGATACCTACGCCGGCACCAACAGCACGTACTGGAGTTCCACCAACGGCTCCACCTATGGCTCGGCGTTGTCGTACATCAATGAAATCCCGTGGAATGACTCCTGCGCCAGCGTGCTGATCAGCGGCAAGAGTGGCTATAGCACGCCGTATGGCACCAGCGGCTTCTGCAACAGCGCCACGGGCAAGCAGTATTACCTCACCACGGCATCGGGCAGTGGCGGTCCCAGCGGTTGCGCCAGCGGCAAGGCGAGCACGACCGGTGTGGTGGGCGGCACCTGCGTGGGTACCGCCAAGCCGTCGTGGCAGTCGGGCTTCCTGGGCAATCCAGCCGATGGCGTGCGTGATATCCCGGACGTCTCGCTGTTCGCGGCCAATGGTGTGTGGGGTCACTACTACGTTTATTGCTACACCAACACGGCCGGCGGCGGCGTGGCCTGCACGGGCGCACCGAGTGCTTGGGCCGGTGCAGGTGGCACCTCGTTCGCATCGCCGATCATGGCGGGCATCCAGGCGCTGGTGAATCAGAAAATCGGCGCCAGCGTGGGTAACCCGAACCCGACCCTGTATTCGTTGGCCAAAACCGAATACGGCACCAGCGGCAGCACCTCGTGCAATTCCAGCAATGGCAATGGCGTGGGTAGCGGCTGCATCTTCTATGACGTCACCCAGGGCGACATGGACGTGAATTGCACGGGCACGCACAACTGCTATCGTCCTTCGGGCACGAACGGCGTGCTGTCGACTTCCAGCTCCAGCTATTCGAAGGCCTATGGCACGGGTACGGGCTGGGATTTTGCGACCGGCATCGGCACGGTCAACGCGGCCAACCTGGTCAACGCCTGGCCATAA